From Alienimonas californiensis, a single genomic window includes:
- a CDS encoding MFS transporter, with product MSPTDSPPTSLNADRSFWGMLVTQFLGAFNDNLFKQLVLLVCLDYALATGDDWQFVAQAMFAVPFMLLSGFAGWVSDRWPKRGLIVGCKAAEIAVMLLGAAAFWIGGQDLSTLLLLLFGVLALMSAQSAFFGPPKYGILPELFADRDLPKANGLIQMTTFLSIIFGTALAGILKDQLAGRLWIISAGCVAIAVLGTLTSLAIRRTPVAEPDSRFTPSALFVHHSLWETLRKDRLLLQVLFVSSLFWLVGGLVPLAVNAFGKVQLGFSDTGTSVLLSCTGFGIAAGCVLAGRLSGGRVRYGLVVVGTWGIVASFVALVAVGWFNPPPAAIADAAEPAAGAGFGEAPAAIDFWKTGVWWIAALPMTTLGVFSGLFAVPLQVALQTRPPRDLKGRMIGAMNLFNWVGIVLSSAVYFGLTATVAADGSYHWAFAVAAVLLIPVGLFFHPSEEAQAVEPTRAVD from the coding sequence ATGAGCCCGACCGATTCGCCCCCGACGTCCCTGAACGCGGACCGCTCGTTCTGGGGCATGCTGGTCACGCAGTTCCTCGGGGCGTTCAACGACAACCTGTTCAAGCAACTCGTGTTGCTGGTCTGCCTGGACTACGCGCTGGCGACCGGGGACGACTGGCAGTTCGTGGCCCAGGCGATGTTCGCCGTGCCGTTTATGCTGCTCTCCGGCTTCGCCGGGTGGGTGTCGGACCGCTGGCCCAAGCGGGGTTTGATCGTCGGCTGTAAAGCGGCCGAGATCGCCGTGATGCTGCTGGGGGCGGCGGCGTTCTGGATCGGCGGGCAGGATCTGTCGACCCTGTTATTATTGCTGTTCGGGGTGCTGGCCCTGATGAGCGCCCAGAGTGCCTTCTTCGGCCCGCCGAAGTACGGCATCCTGCCGGAATTATTCGCCGACCGCGATCTGCCCAAGGCGAACGGGCTCATTCAGATGACCACGTTCCTGTCGATTATCTTCGGCACGGCGCTGGCCGGCATCTTAAAGGATCAACTGGCCGGTCGGCTGTGGATTATCAGCGCGGGGTGCGTGGCGATCGCGGTCCTCGGCACGCTGACTTCACTGGCGATCCGCCGCACGCCCGTCGCGGAGCCGGACAGCCGGTTCACCCCGTCCGCCCTGTTCGTGCATCACAGCCTGTGGGAGACGCTGCGGAAGGACCGCCTGCTCTTGCAGGTGTTATTCGTGAGTTCGCTGTTCTGGCTGGTCGGCGGGCTGGTCCCGTTGGCGGTGAACGCTTTCGGCAAGGTGCAGCTGGGCTTTAGCGACACGGGCACCAGCGTGCTGCTGTCCTGCACCGGGTTCGGCATCGCCGCCGGCTGCGTGCTGGCGGGGCGGCTCTCGGGGGGCCGGGTGCGATACGGGTTGGTCGTCGTCGGGACCTGGGGAATTGTCGCCAGCTTCGTCGCCCTGGTGGCGGTGGGATGGTTCAATCCGCCCCCCGCCGCGATCGCCGACGCCGCGGAGCCCGCGGCGGGCGCCGGATTCGGCGAGGCCCCGGCGGCGATCGACTTCTGGAAGACCGGCGTCTGGTGGATCGCGGCGCTGCCGATGACGACGCTCGGCGTTTTCAGCGGGCTGTTCGCGGTGCCGTTGCAGGTCGCCCTCCAGACCCGCCCGCCGCGCGATTTGAAAGGGCGGATGATCGGGGCGATGAACCTGTTCAATTGGGTCGGGATCGTGCTCTCCTCGGCGGTCTACTTCGGCCTGACCGCCACCGTCGCCGCCGACGGCAGCTATCACTGGGCGTTCGCGGTCGCCGCCGTGCTACTGATTCCCGTGGGATTGTTCTTTCACCCGTCGGAAGAGGCTCAGGCGGTCGAGCCGACAAGAGCAGTGGATTGA
- a CDS encoding substrate-binding domain-containing protein, protein MFRPRPVLPCVALLLGLAAGCSSNDAGPDGDVRGNDAAETVTIAVIPKGTTHEFWKSVHAGSLQAAEELSTPERRIEIQWKGSQEESDTAGQIRVVQNFLTRGVDGIVLAPNDSGGLVDAVADAASEGVPVVIFDSGLDPAAADAGAETVSFVATDNFIGGRKAAARLAEAMAAAEGDAKPGVVLLRYKAGSESTEQREEGFLAELRENHPDVEILSADQYAGTTPEESLANATQVLQRFESEFKIRPGGIFAVCEPNADGVHRALKELGLTEEVSFVAFDPNETLVAGLKDGSVDGIVVQDPVGMGDKAVRALIAHLDGEGVEPRIDTGVLIATPENLKDPAVAALLAPPRAE, encoded by the coding sequence ATGTTTCGCCCCCGCCCCGTTCTGCCGTGCGTCGCCCTGCTGCTGGGCCTCGCGGCCGGGTGCTCCTCGAACGACGCCGGCCCCGACGGCGACGTCCGGGGGAATGACGCCGCGGAGACGGTCACCATCGCGGTGATCCCCAAGGGCACCACGCACGAGTTCTGGAAGAGCGTCCACGCCGGCTCCTTGCAGGCCGCGGAGGAGTTGTCCACGCCGGAGCGCCGGATCGAAATCCAGTGGAAGGGCTCGCAGGAGGAGAGCGACACCGCCGGGCAGATCCGCGTGGTGCAGAACTTCCTGACCCGCGGCGTGGACGGCATCGTGCTGGCCCCCAACGACAGCGGCGGGTTGGTGGACGCCGTCGCCGACGCCGCCAGCGAGGGCGTGCCGGTGGTGATCTTCGACTCCGGCCTCGACCCCGCTGCCGCGGACGCCGGGGCGGAGACGGTCTCCTTCGTCGCCACGGACAACTTCATCGGCGGCCGCAAAGCCGCCGCCCGCCTCGCCGAGGCGATGGCCGCCGCCGAGGGCGACGCCAAACCGGGCGTGGTCTTGCTCCGCTACAAGGCCGGCAGCGAATCGACCGAACAGCGGGAGGAGGGCTTCCTCGCCGAACTGCGGGAGAACCACCCGGACGTGGAGATCCTCTCCGCCGACCAATACGCCGGCACGACGCCGGAGGAATCGCTCGCCAACGCCACGCAGGTCTTGCAGCGCTTCGAGAGCGAATTCAAGATCCGCCCCGGCGGCATCTTCGCCGTCTGCGAGCCGAACGCCGACGGCGTGCACCGGGCGCTCAAGGAGTTGGGCCTGACGGAGGAGGTCTCCTTCGTCGCCTTCGACCCGAACGAAACGCTGGTCGCCGGTCTGAAGGACGGCAGCGTGGACGGCATCGTGGTGCAGGACCCGGTCGGCATGGGCGACAAAGCGGTGCGAGCCCTGATCGCCCACCTCGACGGCGAAGGCGTCGAGCCCCGCATCGACACCGGCGTGCTGATCGCCACGCCGGAGAACCTGAAGGACCCCGCCGTCGCCGCCCTGCTCGCTCCCCCGCGGGCGGAGTGA
- a CDS encoding sugar ABC transporter ATP-binding protein translates to MHAVSKRYGPTVALDDVSLAARPGRVLALIGENGAGKSTLMKVLAGAVRPDAGRMTLAGASYAPAGPTAARAAGVAMIYQELNLAPDLSVEDNLMLGRERSRFGFLSRSEQRRRCRAALDKLGHGALDVRTPVGRLPVGTRQVVEIARAVLDEARVVVFDEPTSSLPRREAEALFAVLRTLTEGGAAVIYISHFLEEVRTVCDDYAVLRDGRAVGSGELKDVTEPDLVALMVGRTVDDLFPRVPHTPGEPLLTVNNLTGADRTPEGASLTVRRGEILGVSGLIGAGRTELLRAIYGLDAVRSGRITVSRSGAEVAPGAGPRGRIRSGVGFVSEDRAGEGLMLNRTLAENATLGRLGPLSKCGLLNPAAPNRATAALMQRLGVKARGPGQTAGELSGGNQQKIAVARVLHQDSDVWLLDEPTRGIDVGAKSDLYRLMGEAAAAGKAVLFVSSYLPELLAVCDRVAVMRRGELVAVRPAAEWTAESAMAAAVGADSACADTVGADSGAGETEPSPSEPKAR, encoded by the coding sequence ATGCATGCCGTCTCCAAACGCTACGGCCCCACCGTGGCGCTGGACGACGTCAGCCTCGCCGCGCGGCCCGGCCGCGTACTGGCCCTGATCGGTGAGAACGGGGCCGGCAAGAGTACGTTAATGAAGGTCCTCGCCGGGGCCGTGCGGCCGGATGCGGGCAGGATGACGCTCGCCGGCGCCTCGTACGCCCCGGCCGGGCCGACCGCCGCCCGGGCGGCGGGGGTGGCGATGATTTATCAGGAACTGAACCTCGCCCCGGACCTGTCGGTCGAGGACAACCTGATGCTCGGCCGGGAGCGGTCGCGGTTCGGGTTCCTCAGCCGAAGCGAACAACGCCGGCGCTGCCGGGCGGCGTTGGACAAGCTGGGGCACGGGGCGCTGGACGTCCGCACGCCGGTCGGCCGGTTGCCGGTAGGGACGCGGCAGGTGGTCGAGATCGCCCGGGCCGTGCTGGACGAGGCCCGGGTCGTGGTCTTCGACGAACCCACCTCCTCCCTGCCCCGCCGGGAGGCCGAGGCCCTATTCGCCGTCCTCCGCACGCTCACCGAAGGCGGGGCGGCGGTGATCTATATCAGCCATTTCCTGGAAGAAGTCCGCACGGTCTGCGACGACTACGCCGTGCTCCGCGACGGCCGGGCGGTCGGTTCGGGCGAATTGAAAGACGTGACGGAGCCGGACCTGGTCGCCTTGATGGTCGGCCGCACGGTGGACGACCTGTTCCCCCGCGTGCCGCACACGCCGGGCGAGCCGCTGCTGACCGTTAATAACCTCACCGGCGCCGACCGCACGCCTGAGGGCGCCTCGCTGACGGTGCGGCGGGGCGAAATCCTCGGCGTCAGCGGGCTGATCGGGGCCGGCCGCACCGAGTTGCTGCGGGCGATCTACGGGCTGGACGCCGTCCGCAGCGGCCGAATCACGGTGAGCCGCTCCGGTGCTGAGGTGGCGCCCGGGGCCGGGCCGCGGGGGCGGATTCGCAGCGGGGTGGGGTTCGTCTCGGAAGATCGGGCCGGCGAGGGATTGATGCTGAACCGCACGCTCGCGGAGAACGCCACGCTCGGCCGGCTGGGGCCGCTGTCGAAGTGCGGGCTGCTCAACCCGGCCGCCCCGAATCGGGCGACGGCGGCGCTGATGCAGCGACTGGGCGTGAAGGCCCGCGGCCCCGGGCAGACGGCGGGCGAACTGAGCGGCGGCAATCAGCAGAAGATCGCCGTGGCCCGGGTGCTCCATCAGGACAGCGACGTCTGGCTGCTCGACGAACCGACCCGCGGCATCGACGTCGGAGCCAAAAGCGACCTGTACCGCCTGATGGGCGAGGCGGCCGCGGCCGGCAAGGCCGTCCTGTTCGTCAGCAGCTATCTGCCGGAATTGCTGGCCGTGTGCGACCGCGTGGCGGTGATGCGGCGGGGGGAACTCGTCGCCGTCCGCCCCGCCGCCGAGTGGACCGCCGAGTCCGCGATGGCCGCCGCCGTGGGCGCGGACTCGGCGTGCGCGGACACCGTGGGCGCAGACAGCGGCGCCGGCGAGACTGAGCCCTCCCCCTCCGAACCCAAAGCCCGATGA